A window of Pseudomonas mucidolens contains these coding sequences:
- a CDS encoding DUF3094 family protein: MTSRLNPDDQQHVEEYLQLSQHQVERKPFRPWLLLGVILVVVIGLGLLSRFLSYLTL; the protein is encoded by the coding sequence ATGACCAGCCGCCTGAACCCCGACGACCAACAGCATGTCGAAGAGTACCTGCAACTGTCCCAGCACCAGGTCGAGCGCAAGCCTTTCCGGCCGTGGCTGCTCCTTGGCGTGATACTGGTGGTGGTGATCGGACTGGGTCTTTTAAGCCGCTTTCTGAGTTACCTGACGCTATGA
- a CDS encoding energy-coupling factor ABC transporter permease translates to MISASVLAPETLSIGWLLYAPVVMWAILHSPWVELFSDRRRQHLLFGTVFALFMLWLVRRDFDTGVSYHFIGMTAVTLLLDWPLAIVGGLAAQMGLVALGRQDLAAVGINGLLLILLPVLVTEACAVLVERAQPRNPFVYIFCSGFFAAALSALLCLLAGLGLLWLDGRFAMPEWIEDFVGYLWLIIFPEAFINGVVISALVVFCPEWLETFNRTRYLSAPWKDDDSRS, encoded by the coding sequence GTGATCAGCGCCAGCGTCCTCGCACCGGAAACCCTCAGCATTGGCTGGCTGTTATATGCGCCGGTGGTGATGTGGGCGATCCTGCATTCACCTTGGGTCGAGCTGTTTTCTGACCGACGGCGCCAGCATTTGTTGTTCGGCACGGTGTTCGCGCTGTTTATGCTGTGGTTGGTACGCCGAGATTTCGACACGGGTGTGTCCTATCATTTTATCGGCATGACCGCCGTGACCCTGTTGCTCGACTGGCCTCTGGCTATTGTCGGCGGGTTGGCGGCACAGATGGGGCTGGTTGCACTCGGTCGCCAGGACCTGGCAGCGGTCGGGATCAATGGCCTGTTGCTGATTCTGCTGCCCGTGCTGGTGACCGAAGCGTGCGCGGTGCTGGTGGAACGGGCTCAGCCACGCAATCCGTTTGTGTACATCTTCTGCTCGGGTTTTTTCGCCGCGGCGCTCTCGGCGCTGTTGTGTCTATTGGCGGGTCTCGGTCTGCTTTGGCTGGACGGTCGTTTCGCGATGCCGGAGTGGATCGAGGATTTCGTCGGCTACTTATGGCTGATCATCTTTCCCGAGGCGTTCATCAATGGCGTGGTGATCAGTGCGCTGGTGGTCTTTTGCCCGGAGTGGCTGGAGACCTTCAATCGTACACGCTACCTCTCGGCGCCCTGGAAGGACGACGATTCGCGCTCTTGA
- the yacG gene encoding DNA gyrase inhibitor YacG — translation MSQPLTVDCPTCGAPVEWKATNLNRPFCSDRCKLIDLGAWAAEEHKIPVAPDAEDELFSEDLPPRH, via the coding sequence ATGAGCCAACCCTTGACCGTCGACTGCCCAACCTGCGGCGCACCCGTGGAATGGAAAGCGACCAACCTCAATCGTCCGTTCTGCTCGGACCGTTGCAAACTGATCGACCTGGGTGCCTGGGCCGCTGAAGAACACAAGATTCCCGTCGCCCCGGACGCCGAAGATGAACTGTTCTCCGAGGACCTGCCGCCGCGTCATTAA
- the coaE gene encoding dephospho-CoA kinase (Dephospho-CoA kinase (CoaE) performs the final step in coenzyme A biosynthesis.) produces the protein MTTSVVTPWILGLTGGIGSGKSAAAQHFIDLGVDLIDADHAARWVVEPGRAALASIAEHFGAEILLPDGQLNRAALRKRIFEAPQQRLWLEALLHPLIAEEIRSHLARARSPYAILVSPLLIESGQYSMTQRILVIDVPQSLQIQRTLQRDGISEEQVQAILKAQSSREDRLNHADDVLVNDQDLAWLHSEVERLHHFYLTLRGGRS, from the coding sequence ATGACCACTTCTGTTGTAACACCCTGGATTCTCGGCCTCACGGGCGGCATCGGCAGCGGTAAAAGCGCGGCGGCCCAGCATTTCATTGACCTTGGCGTCGACCTGATCGACGCCGACCACGCTGCCCGCTGGGTCGTGGAGCCCGGGCGGGCGGCGCTGGCGAGTATTGCCGAACATTTTGGCGCCGAGATTCTGCTGCCGGACGGCCAACTGAATCGGGCGGCCTTGCGCAAGCGTATATTCGAAGCCCCGCAACAACGTCTGTGGCTGGAAGCCTTGCTGCATCCGCTGATTGCCGAAGAGATTCGCAGCCATCTGGCTCGTGCCCGATCGCCTTATGCAATTCTGGTCTCGCCGTTGCTGATCGAATCCGGTCAGTACAGCATGACCCAGCGCATCCTGGTGATCGATGTGCCGCAATCACTGCAGATTCAGCGTACCCTGCAGCGCGACGGCATCAGCGAAGAGCAGGTGCAGGCAATTCTCAAGGCCCAGTCCAGCCGGGAAGACCGCCTGAACCATGCCGATGACGTGCTGGTCAATGACCAGGACCTCGCCTGGCTGCACAGCGAGGTCGAGCGACTGCACCACTTTTACCTTACTTTGCGTGGAGGCCGATCATGA
- a CDS encoding prepilin peptidase: MTLSQLLSLQPWVFISTALVLGLIVGSFLNVLTWRLPTMLERDWRAQARDILGLDPEPVGPPYNLMHPNSCCPHCAQPIRPWENIPLLSYLLLKGRCAHCKAPISARYPLTELACGLISGFIAWHFGFGWTAGAVLLLSWGLLAMSLIDADHQLLPDVLVLPLLWLGLILNSFELFTSLPDALWGAIAGYLSLWSVFWVFKLITGKDGMGQGDFKLLAMLGAWGGWQILPMTLLLASLVGAVSGLVLLRLRDAQTSTPLPFGPYLATAGWIALLWGGQITDFYLQSVGFR; encoded by the coding sequence ATGACACTGAGCCAATTGCTGAGCCTGCAACCCTGGGTATTCATATCCACCGCGCTGGTGCTCGGTTTGATCGTCGGCAGCTTCCTCAATGTGCTGACATGGCGCCTGCCGACAATGCTGGAGCGGGATTGGCGTGCCCAGGCCCGTGACATCCTCGGACTTGATCCGGAACCGGTCGGCCCGCCCTACAACCTGATGCACCCCAACTCTTGCTGCCCCCATTGCGCCCAACCGATTCGCCCCTGGGAAAATATCCCGCTGCTCAGTTATCTGTTGCTTAAAGGTCGCTGCGCGCATTGCAAAGCCCCCATCAGTGCGCGCTACCCCCTTACCGAACTGGCTTGCGGGCTGATTTCGGGGTTTATTGCCTGGCATTTCGGTTTCGGCTGGACGGCAGGCGCCGTGTTGCTGTTGAGCTGGGGGTTGCTGGCCATGAGCCTGATTGATGCCGATCACCAGTTGTTGCCCGATGTGCTGGTTCTGCCCCTGCTGTGGCTCGGGTTGATCCTCAACTCTTTTGAGCTGTTCACCTCATTGCCAGACGCGCTGTGGGGCGCCATCGCCGGCTATCTGAGCCTGTGGTCGGTGTTCTGGGTGTTCAAGCTGATCACCGGAAAGGACGGCATGGGGCAAGGGGATTTCAAACTGCTGGCAATGCTCGGTGCCTGGGGCGGCTGGCAAATCCTGCCGATGACACTGTTGCTGGCTTCGCTGGTCGGCGCCGTCTCGGGGCTGGTCCTGCTGCGTCTGCGCGACGCCCAGACGTCCACGCCGCTACCTTTTGGCCCTTATCTGGCCACTGCCGGCTGGATTGCATTGCTCTGGGGTGGTCAAATAACCGACTTCTATTTGCAGTCTGTCGGTTTCAGATGA
- a CDS encoding type II secretion system F family protein, whose protein sequence is MTTAPTTYTWEGTLHNGRKVAGETSGYNPALIKAQLRRQGIIPGRVRVKSNRLSSLASPIRPADIALFTRQLATLLRAGIPMLQAFDIIGDGFDNRHMRVLVQALKQDIAAGSNLSLALLKRPRYFDTLYCNLIAAGEQAGALETLLERVAIHLEKSEQLKARIKKAMTYPLVVLIVAIVVSGILLIHVVPQFQGLFAGIDAPLPGFTLTVIALSAFIQHAWWMLLMAVFAGVFSLRHGYARSPAFRLWLDASLLKVPLAGTLLKKSAVARYARTLSTTFSAGVPLAQALDSVAGATGNGLFKQAIKRMREDVATGMQLSQGMAASGLFPGMAIQMTAIGEESGTLDRMLEKVANHYEADVDNLVDSLTSLMEPLIMVVLGSIVAALVIAMYLPIFQLGTAF, encoded by the coding sequence ATGACCACCGCGCCCACGACCTACACTTGGGAAGGCACCCTGCACAACGGCCGTAAAGTCGCTGGCGAAACCAGTGGCTACAACCCCGCGCTGATCAAGGCACAGCTACGTCGCCAGGGCATCATCCCTGGCCGGGTCCGAGTGAAGTCGAACCGCCTGTCGAGCCTCGCCAGCCCCATCCGTCCCGCCGACATCGCACTCTTCACCCGACAGCTGGCCACGCTGCTGAGAGCCGGAATCCCCATGCTGCAAGCATTCGATATCATCGGTGACGGTTTCGACAACCGGCACATGCGCGTATTGGTGCAGGCGCTGAAGCAGGACATCGCCGCCGGTAGCAATCTGTCTCTCGCGCTGCTGAAAAGGCCACGGTACTTCGATACATTGTATTGCAACCTGATCGCGGCCGGCGAACAGGCCGGCGCGCTCGAAACCCTGCTGGAACGCGTAGCGATTCATCTGGAAAAGAGCGAGCAACTCAAGGCCAGGATCAAGAAAGCCATGACCTATCCGTTGGTTGTCCTGATCGTAGCCATCGTCGTCAGCGGTATTCTGCTGATCCACGTCGTGCCGCAGTTTCAAGGGCTGTTTGCCGGCATCGATGCGCCCTTGCCGGGGTTCACCTTGACGGTTATCGCGCTGTCCGCGTTCATCCAGCATGCCTGGTGGATGCTGCTCATGGCAGTGTTTGCCGGTGTTTTCAGCCTGCGCCACGGTTATGCTCGCTCGCCCGCATTTCGCTTATGGCTGGATGCCAGTTTGTTGAAAGTGCCGCTGGCAGGCACACTGCTGAAAAAGTCGGCCGTGGCCCGTTATGCGCGCACGCTCTCGACGACTTTTTCGGCCGGAGTGCCGTTGGCGCAAGCATTGGATTCGGTGGCAGGAGCCACCGGTAACGGGTTATTCAAACAGGCAATCAAGCGTATGCGTGAAGACGTGGCCACAGGGATGCAATTGAGCCAAGGCATGGCAGCCAGCGGCCTGTTTCCCGGCATGGCAATTCAGATGACAGCCATCGGCGAGGAGTCCGGCACCCTCGATCGCATGCTGGAAAAGGTCGCCAATCACTACGAGGCGGATGTCGATAACCTGGTGGACAGCCTGACCAGCCTCATGGAGCCCCTGATCATGGTGGTGCTCGGCAGTATTGTCGCAGCCCTGGTAATCGCCATGTACCTGCCGATCTTCCAACTCGGCACGGCATTCTGA
- a CDS encoding pilin: MRQKGFTLIELLIVVAIIGILATIGLPMYTKHQAKAKFTAGLAEISALKAGFEDTFNQGAVPTLALIGGTSPTANCVITVAGDVASGAGSIACEILDAPAPVQGKTITLIRSATDGWKCATTVEEQYAAKGCTADGA; encoded by the coding sequence ATGCGTCAGAAAGGTTTTACCCTGATCGAGTTGTTGATCGTCGTAGCGATCATTGGCATTTTGGCCACTATCGGCTTGCCCATGTATACGAAACACCAGGCCAAGGCGAAATTTACCGCTGGGTTGGCGGAAATCTCGGCACTGAAGGCTGGATTCGAGGACACCTTTAACCAGGGGGCTGTTCCGACGCTGGCATTGATCGGCGGCACCAGTCCGACGGCCAATTGTGTGATTACCGTGGCCGGGGACGTGGCCAGTGGCGCGGGCTCGATTGCCTGTGAAATCCTCGATGCGCCGGCCCCCGTCCAGGGCAAGACCATCACCTTGATTCGCAGTGCCACCGATGGCTGGAAGTGTGCCACCACGGTCGAAGAACAATATGCGGCGAAAGGCTGTACGGCTGACGGTGCGTGA
- a CDS encoding O-antigen ligase family protein, protein MTLSVQQRGRVFLTVALALLMLCITPSFSGHDWQRSVQIGVGLCSLLYGLSGGTARCGQRLVDTPTASALVIILGLGLGSSWLAHQPLWALTEWALLITCGAIAAAFAMVRRNGDETLDRRLMLFVLLLCLIKSLQYGHAVVLTFTSGASTLDMGRLLSGFSNKRFYGQFQTFTLPLLALPLLLPTTSRVVRGLVFALLCTWWLIAISGGTRGTWLGMGAAAMVLVFLGVWGRRWVAWQLAALGGGLLFYWLLFSVLAQQLGVQAFNVAQERLTASLSGREVIWWQAWEMIRERPLLGFGPMHFADIANPVATHPHQAILQWASEWGVPSTLCVMVLALRGLWATLRVQQQRAQTQVSTDRMRLCLFAALIGALSQSMVDGVIVMPNSQLWLALVVGWLLALHPQRTPASGAMPLLHRAWRVLTVLAVAGLIYVGCRDLPHTTERNQHYIDRVKTHLQPRFWAQGVIAREAR, encoded by the coding sequence ATGACGTTATCCGTGCAGCAACGAGGACGCGTGTTTCTGACGGTGGCATTGGCTTTGTTGATGCTGTGCATCACGCCCTCTTTCAGCGGCCACGACTGGCAACGCAGTGTGCAGATCGGTGTCGGGTTGTGCTCGCTGCTTTATGGGCTGTCGGGGGGCACCGCCCGCTGCGGGCAACGACTGGTAGATACGCCCACCGCCAGCGCACTGGTGATCATTCTCGGGTTGGGCCTGGGGTCTTCGTGGTTGGCGCACCAGCCGCTCTGGGCGTTGACCGAATGGGCGCTGCTGATCACCTGTGGGGCCATTGCCGCAGCCTTCGCGATGGTGCGGCGCAATGGCGACGAAACCCTCGACCGTAGGCTGATGCTGTTCGTGCTGCTGTTGTGTTTGATCAAAAGTCTTCAGTACGGTCACGCTGTTGTTCTGACGTTTACCAGCGGGGCCTCGACACTGGATATGGGTCGGCTGCTTTCGGGCTTTTCGAATAAGCGCTTTTATGGCCAGTTCCAGACCTTTACCTTGCCCTTGCTCGCACTGCCGTTGCTGCTCCCCACGACCTCACGGGTTGTGCGCGGGTTGGTATTTGCGCTGTTGTGTACCTGGTGGTTGATCGCGATCAGCGGTGGCACCCGTGGTACCTGGCTCGGCATGGGCGCCGCCGCGATGGTCCTGGTTTTTTTGGGCGTCTGGGGCCGTCGTTGGGTCGCCTGGCAATTGGCGGCGCTGGGCGGCGGCCTGCTGTTTTACTGGCTGTTATTCAGTGTGCTGGCGCAGCAATTAGGGGTACAGGCTTTCAACGTTGCGCAAGAACGCCTGACGGCCAGCCTTTCGGGTCGCGAAGTTATCTGGTGGCAAGCCTGGGAGATGATTCGCGAACGTCCGTTATTGGGGTTCGGGCCGATGCATTTCGCCGATATCGCCAACCCTGTCGCCACCCATCCGCATCAGGCGATTTTGCAATGGGCCAGTGAGTGGGGCGTACCCTCGACCTTGTGTGTGATGGTCCTCGCATTGCGCGGGCTATGGGCGACGCTGCGGGTGCAGCAGCAGCGTGCACAGACGCAGGTCTCGACGGACCGAATGCGTCTGTGTTTGTTTGCCGCGTTGATCGGCGCACTGAGCCAGTCGATGGTCGATGGCGTGATCGTAATGCCTAACTCGCAATTATGGCTGGCGCTGGTCGTTGGCTGGCTGCTGGCGTTGCACCCGCAACGAACCCCGGCCAGCGGGGCGATGCCGCTGTTGCATCGGGCATGGCGAGTGCTGACGGTCCTGGCAGTGGCCGGGCTGATATATGTGGGGTGCCGGGACCTGCCTCACACCACTGAACGCAACCAACATTATATCGACCGCGTCAAAACGCATCTGCAGCCACGCTTCTGGGCCCAAGGCGTTATCGCCCGCGAAGCGCGTTGA
- a CDS encoding DUF6388 family protein, with protein MTTTDMTQEARHQTALDKYLEELPQLKEEIKDLSADEQRDQIQWAFEDEAESQGLQPWELTLKYTSTPEEFEAARLVLHKEAADVLGVEWDEYCEMNNLVV; from the coding sequence ATGACCACGACAGACATGACCCAGGAAGCTCGGCACCAGACGGCCCTCGATAAATACCTCGAGGAATTGCCGCAACTTAAGGAAGAAATCAAGGATCTGAGCGCCGATGAGCAGCGCGACCAGATCCAGTGGGCATTCGAGGACGAGGCCGAGAGCCAGGGCTTGCAGCCTTGGGAACTGACCCTCAAGTACACCTCCACGCCGGAAGAATTCGAAGCTGCGCGCCTGGTCTTGCACAAAGAGGCTGCAGACGTACTGGGTGTCGAGTGGGACGAGTACTGCGAGATGAACAATCTGGTGGTCTGA
- the nadC gene encoding carboxylating nicotinate-nucleotide diphosphorylase has translation MPNLCLADLTAEIEANVRRALLEDIGSGDITAQLIPAERLAKATVITREAAVISGTAWVDTVFRQLDPRVAVHWQVRDGERVSPNQVLFHLEGPARSLLTGERSALNFLQLLSGVATRAQYLADFVATTQVKLLDTRKTLPGLRLAQKYAVTCGGCHNHRIGLYDAFLIKENHIAACGGIAQAISAAHKIAPGKPVEVEVESLQELREALAAGADIIMLDELSLDDMREAVRLNGGTAKLEASGGINETTLLPIAETGVDYISIGAMTKDVKAVDLSMRLSI, from the coding sequence ATGCCGAATCTATGCCTCGCCGACCTGACCGCCGAAATTGAAGCCAACGTGCGCCGCGCATTGCTGGAGGACATCGGCAGCGGCGACATCACCGCGCAGTTGATTCCGGCCGAACGGCTGGCCAAAGCCACGGTCATCACCCGCGAGGCCGCCGTCATCAGTGGCACCGCCTGGGTCGATACCGTATTCCGTCAGTTGGATCCGCGTGTCGCCGTGCATTGGCAAGTGCGCGATGGCGAGCGCGTCAGCCCCAATCAGGTGTTGTTTCACCTCGAAGGGCCCGCTCGCTCACTGCTTACCGGTGAACGTAGCGCCTTAAATTTCCTGCAGCTGCTGTCAGGTGTGGCCACCCGTGCGCAGTATCTGGCGGACTTTGTCGCCACCACCCAGGTCAAGTTGCTGGACACCCGCAAGACCTTGCCGGGCCTGCGCCTGGCGCAAAAGTACGCGGTCACTTGTGGCGGTTGCCACAATCACCGCATCGGCTTGTACGACGCCTTCCTGATCAAGGAAAACCATATTGCCGCCTGCGGGGGCATTGCCCAGGCCATCAGCGCCGCCCACAAGATTGCCCCGGGCAAACCGGTGGAAGTCGAAGTGGAAAGCTTGCAAGAGTTACGCGAAGCGCTGGCGGCGGGTGCCGATATCATCATGCTGGATGAGTTGAGCCTGGACGACATGCGCGAGGCCGTACGGTTGAACGGTGGCACGGCCAAGCTGGAAGCCAGCGGCGGGATCAACGAAACGACGCTGCTGCCGATTGCCGAAACCGGCGTGGACTACATCTCGATCGGCGCGATGACCAAGGATGTGAAGGCCGTGGATTTGTCGATGCGACTCAGTATTTGA
- a CDS encoding DUF1631 domain-containing protein, whose product MHNDGKVVPIDKLVAQTMPSPLARLPVILLQVRDKAAQQLDRGLQELFDNADDTLFEMADKARNNVDHNIFFEAMRDLRLKRKNFERGFMQQYFEAFANLGHAGQDELQLLPTVSYEAQPDASADDLEKAVALEAMLGRVMHRDGLALGQLTARLGALLGKRLEDRENPLGPAMLCDYFLRAGRSLGVEIRVKLIILKLFEKYVLSDADHLYGEANQLLIATGVLPELKAVPSRRPGERSSRVSPAIEVAPRGEHSVDDAEQQVFAALQELLLAVRGSVAPTLEASAQAQPISTRDLLRLLSHLQQYVPEPAVEDDFDLRGQLEQLLTRVSVKSGKSRVVEEADEDVINLIAMLFEFILDDATLPDSLKALIARLQIPMLKVAVLDKSFFSRGSHPARRLLNEIGAAALGWAKRDDYQRDSLYLRIEQVVQCLLNEFGDDPAIFSRLLQEFTAFTQDEKRRSELLEQRTRDAEEGRARTDQARRRVAEALSQRLLGKVLPQVMVQFLQHAWSQVLLVACLKHGEHSPAWQAALQAMDELIWSVSLSEDTQAGRHLLEQLPALLKSLRDGLNEAAVDPFMSREFFIQLQALHIQAFQGGAAAPSSRSGEALVEVREDMVFSPAPPAETLNLADDDPDLRKARQLHIGSWVEFQEDEENTLRCKLTAIIEPTGRYIFVNRTGLKVLEKTCLQLALEFKRGGVRTLDDALLFDRALASVIGNLRQLNSVK is encoded by the coding sequence ATGCACAATGACGGAAAGGTGGTGCCGATCGACAAGCTTGTCGCACAGACAATGCCGTCGCCGCTCGCCCGCCTGCCGGTAATATTGCTTCAGGTTCGTGACAAGGCGGCGCAGCAGCTTGATCGGGGCTTGCAGGAGCTGTTCGATAACGCCGACGACACCCTGTTCGAAATGGCCGACAAGGCCAGGAATAACGTCGATCACAACATTTTCTTTGAAGCCATGCGCGACCTGCGCCTCAAGCGCAAGAATTTCGAGCGTGGCTTCATGCAGCAGTACTTCGAAGCGTTCGCCAATCTGGGACACGCGGGGCAGGATGAGCTGCAATTGCTGCCAACGGTCTCCTACGAGGCACAGCCTGACGCGTCCGCCGACGACCTGGAAAAAGCCGTGGCGCTGGAGGCCATGCTGGGCAGGGTCATGCACCGTGACGGCCTCGCCCTTGGGCAGTTGACGGCCCGGTTGGGCGCGCTGCTGGGCAAGCGACTGGAAGACCGCGAAAATCCCCTCGGACCGGCAATGCTCTGTGATTACTTCCTGCGCGCGGGGCGCAGCCTGGGCGTCGAGATCCGGGTCAAACTGATCATTCTCAAGCTGTTTGAAAAGTACGTGCTCAGCGATGCGGATCATCTGTACGGCGAAGCCAATCAACTGTTGATCGCCACCGGTGTATTGCCCGAACTCAAGGCTGTCCCATCGCGGCGTCCCGGTGAACGCTCCAGCCGAGTCAGCCCGGCCATCGAGGTCGCGCCCAGGGGGGAGCACTCGGTGGATGACGCCGAGCAGCAGGTATTCGCCGCCCTGCAAGAGTTGCTGCTGGCGGTACGGGGTAGTGTGGCCCCGACCCTGGAGGCGAGTGCCCAGGCTCAGCCGATCTCGACCCGTGACCTGCTGCGTCTGCTGTCTCATTTACAGCAATACGTGCCGGAGCCTGCCGTCGAGGACGATTTTGACCTGCGCGGCCAGTTGGAGCAGTTGCTCACCCGCGTCAGCGTCAAGAGCGGTAAATCGCGGGTGGTGGAGGAGGCGGATGAGGATGTGATCAACCTGATCGCGATGCTGTTCGAATTCATCCTCGACGATGCTACGTTACCCGATTCCCTCAAGGCGTTGATTGCCCGCCTGCAGATTCCGATGCTGAAAGTGGCCGTGCTGGACAAGAGTTTCTTCAGTCGTGGCAGCCACCCGGCGCGGCGCTTGCTGAATGAAATCGGCGCGGCCGCCCTGGGTTGGGCCAAGCGTGACGACTATCAGCGCGACAGCCTGTATCTGCGCATCGAGCAAGTGGTCCAATGCCTGTTGAATGAATTTGGCGACGACCCGGCGATTTTCTCTCGACTGCTGCAAGAATTCACCGCGTTTACCCAAGACGAAAAACGCCGCAGTGAACTGCTCGAACAGCGCACCCGTGACGCTGAAGAAGGCCGCGCCCGTACCGATCAGGCGCGCCGGCGTGTCGCCGAAGCGCTGAGCCAGCGGCTGTTGGGCAAGGTGTTGCCGCAGGTGATGGTGCAGTTTCTGCAACATGCCTGGAGCCAGGTGTTGCTGGTGGCCTGTCTCAAGCACGGTGAACATTCGCCGGCATGGCAGGCGGCGCTGCAAGCCATGGACGAGTTGATCTGGAGTGTCAGCTTGAGCGAGGACACGCAGGCCGGACGCCACCTGCTGGAGCAATTGCCGGCGCTGCTCAAGTCCTTGCGCGATGGCTTGAACGAGGCGGCCGTCGACCCGTTCATGTCCCGTGAGTTTTTCATCCAGTTGCAAGCGCTGCATATTCAAGCATTCCAGGGCGGTGCGGCGGCGCCCTCGTCGCGTTCGGGTGAAGCGCTGGTGGAGGTGCGCGAGGACATGGTGTTCAGCCCCGCGCCGCCTGCCGAGACGCTGAACTTAGCGGACGATGACCCCGACCTGCGCAAGGCCCGGCAATTGCACATCGGCAGTTGGGTCGAATTTCAGGAAGACGAAGAAAACACCCTGCGTTGCAAGCTGACGGCGATTATCGAACCGACGGGCAGGTATATTTTTGTAAACCGGACGGGCCTCAAGGTGCTGGAGAAAACCTGCCTGCAGTTGGCCCTGGAGTTCAAGCGGGGCGGGGTGCGAACCTTGGATGATGCACTGCTGTTTGATCGGGCGTTGGCGTCGGTGATCGGCAATCTGCGACAGCTCAATAGCGTCAAATGA
- the ampD gene encoding 1,6-anhydro-N-acetylmuramyl-L-alanine amidase AmpD, with protein MQLDPASGWCQGIRHCPSPNFNERPNGEISLLVVHNISLPPAQFGTGKVQEFFQNRLDVTEHPYFESIAGLRVSAHFLIERDGVVTQFVSCLARAWHAGVSSFEGRETCNDFSLGVELEGTDDQPFTDAQYQSLIELSRQLLTTYPNITRQRICGHSDIAPGRKTDPGTAFDWARFRGALQDGGSAQ; from the coding sequence ATGCAGTTGGACCCCGCCAGTGGTTGGTGCCAGGGCATCCGTCATTGCCCATCGCCCAACTTCAACGAACGCCCGAACGGCGAGATTTCCTTGTTAGTGGTACACAACATCAGCTTGCCTCCGGCGCAGTTCGGCACTGGCAAAGTGCAGGAGTTTTTCCAGAATCGCCTGGATGTCACGGAACATCCCTACTTTGAAAGTATTGCTGGCCTACGGGTCTCGGCGCATTTTCTGATTGAGCGCGATGGCGTGGTCACCCAGTTTGTGTCCTGCCTGGCGCGAGCCTGGCATGCGGGGGTGTCGAGCTTCGAAGGGCGTGAAACGTGTAATGACTTTTCCTTGGGGGTCGAGCTTGAAGGCACGGACGACCAGCCGTTTACCGACGCCCAGTACCAATCGTTGATCGAACTGAGTCGTCAGTTGCTGACGACCTACCCGAATATCACGCGCCAGCGCATTTGTGGCCATAGCGACATCGCCCCAGGACGCAAGACCGATCCTGGAACGGCTTTTGATTGGGCGCGTTTTCGCGGCGCCTTGCAGGATGGAGGGAGCGCACAATGA
- the ampE gene encoding regulatory signaling modulator protein AmpE, with amino-acid sequence MSFLVLVLAVWIEKFSALRQRVQRDAGWLHELARLESSQRLGMQPWLILVLLVLLPVMLLGLLLLVLEPVAYGLLALPVHLLVVIYSLGRGDLLAGLGPFRDAWRRGDLQAAEHVAERDLGIDADSGEQLLERVQGHLLWQAYQSFFAVIFWYFLLGPVAALAYRLLALASEYAQNPLVAERAEQLRHAFDWLPVRLLTASFALVGNFVAVSRVMLHELLSWDISAAQLVEKVGLAAGEIPPPAVGVDGINSLDRLWELLLRAAVLWYAGFAIWTVLP; translated from the coding sequence ATGAGTTTTCTGGTGTTGGTGCTGGCGGTGTGGATCGAGAAATTCTCGGCCTTGCGCCAGCGGGTACAACGCGACGCTGGCTGGTTGCACGAACTGGCCAGGCTTGAATCCAGCCAGCGCCTGGGCATGCAACCGTGGCTGATTCTGGTGCTGCTGGTGTTGTTGCCCGTGATGCTGTTGGGCCTGTTGTTGCTGGTGCTGGAACCGGTGGCCTACGGATTGCTGGCGCTGCCGGTACACCTGTTGGTGGTGATCTACAGCCTGGGGCGCGGCGACCTGCTCGCCGGGCTGGGGCCGTTTCGCGATGCTTGGCGCCGTGGAGATTTGCAGGCGGCGGAGCATGTGGCCGAACGCGACCTGGGGATCGACGCCGACAGTGGCGAACAACTGCTGGAAAGGGTTCAGGGACACTTGCTGTGGCAGGCCTATCAGAGCTTCTTCGCGGTGATTTTCTGGTATTTCCTGTTAGGCCCCGTGGCGGCTCTGGCTTATCGTTTGCTGGCGCTGGCCAGTGAGTATGCGCAAAACCCGCTGGTGGCGGAGCGTGCCGAGCAGTTGCGTCACGCTTTTGACTGGTTGCCGGTACGGCTGTTGACCGCAAGTTTCGCCCTGGTGGGCAATTTCGTCGCGGTCAGCCGCGTCATGTTGCATGAGCTGCTGAGCTGGGACATCAGCGCGGCACAGTTGGTGGAAAAAGTCGGGCTGGCTGCCGGCGAAATTCCTCCACCGGCGGTTGGCGTCGACGGCATCAACAGCCTTGATCGTCTTTGGGAGCTGCTACTGCGTGCCGCGGTGCTGTGGTACGCCGGATTTGCCATCTGGACGGTCTTGCCCTGA